One window of the Zea mays cultivar B73 chromosome 3, Zm-B73-REFERENCE-NAM-5.0, whole genome shotgun sequence genome contains the following:
- the LOC100501905 gene encoding Alpha-xylosidase 1-like precursor has protein sequence MLSFSRSAILSYLLWCLLFLTLASSNGAVATAKPKAGCGYKLVSLVQLPNGGGLVGYLQVKQRTSTYGPDIPRLRLFVKHETRERVRVQITDADKQRWEVPYNLLPREPAPPVTGGKVTGAPFTGAEYPGEELVFTYGRDPFWFAVHRRSTRQPLFNTSAGALVFKDQYLEVSTALPKNAALYGLGENTQPGGIRLRPNDPYTIYTTDISAINLNTDLYGSHPVYMDLRSLGGRGVAHAVLLLNSNGMDVFYRGTSLTYKVIGGLLDFYFFSGPTPLAIVDQYTSMIGRPAPMPYWAFGFHQCRWGYKNLSVVEGVVEGYRNAQIPLDVIWNDDDHMDAAKDFTLDPVNYPRPKLLAFLDKIHAQGMKYIVLIDPGIAVNSSYGVYQRGMERDIFIKLDGQPYLAQVWPGPVYFPDFLNPNGVSWWIDEVRRFHDLVPVDGLWIDMNEASNFCTGKCTIPKTHQCPIPDTKTPWLCCLDCKNLTNTRWDEPPYKINASGQTARLGFNTIATSATHYNGILEYNAHSLYGFSQAIATHTALQGLQGKRPFILTRSTFVGSGAYAAHWTGDNKGTWENLRYSISTMLNFGIFGMPMVGSDICGFYPSPTEELCNRWIELGAFYPFSRDHANFASPRQELYVWDSVAKSARNALGMRYKLLPYLYTLNYQAHLTGAPVARPVFFSFPDFTPCYGLSTQFLLGPGVMVSPVLEQGATSVSAMFPPGTWYNLFDMSKVVVSRSGAPVKLDAPLNEINVHVYQNTILPMQRGGFVSKDARATPFTLVVAFPFGATQADAEGAVYVDDDERPEMVLAEGQASYVRFHASVRGKAVTVRSEVLMGSYSLHKGLVVEKLSVLGLEGTGKDLAIQVDGTDATAVATSSPYFAAGGNAKLQGEEGVEDSKNGVMVEIGGLALPLGKSFTMTWNMRIEA, from the exons ATGCTGTCTTTTTCTCGTTCGGCCATCCTCTCCTACCTACTGTGGTGTCTTCTATTTCTCACATTGGCAAGCAGCAATGGCGCGGTCGCCACAGCAAAGCCGAAGGCTGGGTGCGGGTACAAGCTGGTCTCCCTTGTTCAGCTGCCCAACGGGGGAGGCCTTGTGGGTTACCTGCAGGTGAAGCAGCGCACCTCCACTTATGGTCCTGACATCCCTCGCCTCAGGCTCTTTGTCAA GCACGAGACCAGGGAGAGGGTGCGCGTGCAGATTACAGATGCAGATAAGCAGAGGTGGGAGGTCCCCTACAACCTGCTCCCAAGGGAGCCAGCCCCACCCGTGACCGGCGGCAAGGTCACGGGCGCCCCCTTCACGGGCGCCGAGTACCCCGGCGAGGAGCTGGTGTTCACCTATGGGCGCGACCCGTTCTGGTTCGCGGTGCACCGCCGGTCCACTCGGCAGCCGCTGTTCAACACCAGCGCCGGCGCGCTGGTGTTCAAGGACCAGTACCTGGAGGTGTCCACGGCGCTGCCCAAGAACGCCGCCCTGTACGGGCTCGGCGAGAACACGCAGCCGGGGGGCATCCGGCTGCGGCCCAACGACCCCTACACCATCTACACCACGGACATTTCCGCCATCAACCTCAACACCGACCTCTACGGCTCGCACCCGGTGTACATGGACCTCCGCAGCCTGGGCGGCCGCGGCGTCGCGCACGCCGTGCTGCTGCTCAACAGCAATGGCATGGATGTGTTCTACAGGGGCACGTCGCTGACCTACAAGGTCATCGGAGGTCTTCTCGACTTCTACTTCTTCTCGGGCCCGACGCCGTTGGCCATAGTGGATCAGTACACGTCGATGATCGGCCGTCCCGCGCCCATGCCTTACTGGGCATTCG GGTTCCACCAATGTAGGTGGGGGTACAAGAACCTTTCAGTGGTAGAGGGCGTTGTGGAAGGTTACCGTAATGCCCAGATACCGCTGGACGTGATCTGGAACGATGACGACCACATGGATGCCGCTAAGGACTTCACACTCGATCCGGTCAACTACCCACGCCCCAAACTGCTGGCGTTCCTTGACAAGATCCATGCGCAAGGCATGAAGTACATCGTCCTCATCGACCCTGGCATTGCCGTGAACAGCTCCTATGGCGTCTACCAGCGTGGCATGGAACGTGACATCTTTATCAAGCTGGACGGGCAGCCATACCTCGCCCAGGTGTGGCCTGGCCCCGTCTACTTCCCGGACTTCCTCAACCCGAACGGTGTGTCGTGGTGGATCGATGAGGTGCGGAGGTTTCATGATCTGGTCCCGGTGGATGGCCTCTGGATTGACATGAACGAGGCCTCCAACTTCTGCACGGGCAAGTGCACGATTCCGAAGACGCACCAGTGCCCTATTCCTGACACCAAGACACCATGGCTCTGTTGCTTGGATTGCAAGAACCTTACAAACACGAGGTGGGATGAGCCGCCGTACAAGATCAACGCCTCCGGGCAGACTGCCCGTCTCGGCTTCAACACCATCGCAACCAGCGCTACACACTACAACGGCATCCTGGAGTACAATGCGCACAGTCTGTATGGCTTCTCGCAGGCCATTGCCACGCATACGGCGCTGCAAGGGCTGCAGGGGAAGAGGCCGTTCATCCTGACCCGCTCCACGTTCGTCGGGTCGGGGGCGTATGCCGCGCACTGGACCGGAGACAACAAGGGCACGTGGGAAAATCTCCGTTACTCGATCTCAACCATGCTCAACTTTGGCATCTTCGGCATGCCCATGGTTGGCTCTGACATCTGCGGTTTCTACCCGTCGCCGACTGAGGAGCTCTGCAACAGGTGGATTGAGCTCGGGGCCTTCTACCCCTTCTCCAGGGACCATGCCAACTTCGCGTCACCGAGGCAGGAGCTGTATGTCTGGGACTCCGTGGCGAAGTCTGCTCGGAACGCGCTCGGCATGCGGTACAAGCTGCTCCCCTACCTGTACACGCTCAACTACCAGGCGCACCTGACCGGGGCCCCCGTGGCGCGGCCGGTGTTCTTCTCCTTCCCCGACTTCACGCCGTGCTACGGGCTGAGCACGCAGTTCCTGCTCGGTCCCGGCGTCATGGTGTCCCCGGTCCTCGAGCAGGGCGCCACTTCGGTGAGCGCCATGTTCCCGCCGGGCACCTGGTACAACCTGTTCGACATGAGTAAGGTGGTGGTGTCCAGGAGCGGGGCCCCAGTGAAGCTGGACGCGCCGCTGAACGAGATCAACGTGCACGTGTACCAGAACACGATCCTGCCGATGCAGCGCGGCGGGTTCGTCTCCAAGGACGCCCGGGCGACGCCGTTCACGCTCGTGGTCGCGTTCCCGTTCGGGGCGACGCAGGCCGACGCGGAGGGCGCGGTGTACGTGGACGACGACGAGCGCCCGGAGATGGTGCTCGCGGAAGGCCAGGCGTCGTACGTGCGTTTCCACGCGAGCGTGCGCGGAAAGGCCGTGACGGTGCGGTCGGAGGTGCTGATGGGAAGCTACAGCCTGCACAAGGGGCTGGTCGTCGAGAAGCTCTCGGTGCTGGGTCTGGAGGGTACCGGCAAGGACCTTGCCATCCAGGTGGACGGCACGGACGCCACTGCCGTCGCGACGTCGAGCCCTTACTTTGCAGCAGGTGGCAACGCGAAGCTGCAGggggaagaaggcgtcgaggataGTAAGAACGGCGTCATGGTGGAGATCGGCGGGCTGGCATTGCCGCTCGGGAAGAGCTTCACCATGACATGGAACATGCGGATCGAAGCATAG